One part of the Sphingopyxis sp. PAMC25046 genome encodes these proteins:
- the coxB gene encoding cytochrome c oxidase subunit II: MSSAGSSLSPGWPPAVLDPAGPYSEPVTTLAWALLLGGLAVFLVVLMALGIALFGSQKLKIRLGGEKAIWIFGFAFPSVVLTGLLVWGLVLTSSLSAMRIPSDAMRVKVIGEMWWWRVHYLDDDGREVLRDANELHIPVGQPVLLELEAADVIHSFWVPRLGGKMDMIPGRTNRLLIEAKQPGVYKGQCAEYCGGPHALMGFVVVAHARGDFERWRASRRPAVAPGGEGRALFLSSGCAACHTIRGTAANGLAGPDLTHVGSRQTLGAGILPNNPGTMAGWIADAQAIKPRNRMPAYHQFTGEELRALTAYMVSLK; the protein is encoded by the coding sequence GTGAGTAGTGCCGGCTCATCGCTGTCGCCGGGATGGCCGCCCGCGGTGCTCGACCCGGCTGGTCCCTATTCGGAGCCGGTGACGACATTGGCCTGGGCCTTGCTTCTTGGCGGCCTGGCCGTTTTCTTGGTCGTGCTGATGGCGCTCGGTATCGCCCTGTTCGGCTCGCAGAAGCTCAAAATTCGGCTGGGCGGCGAGAAGGCGATCTGGATTTTCGGCTTCGCTTTTCCATCGGTCGTCCTGACGGGACTGCTCGTCTGGGGTCTCGTGCTGACCTCTTCGCTCTCGGCAATGCGCATTCCCTCCGATGCGATGCGGGTGAAGGTCATAGGAGAGATGTGGTGGTGGCGCGTTCATTATCTCGACGACGACGGCCGAGAGGTGCTGCGCGACGCCAACGAGCTGCACATCCCCGTCGGACAGCCTGTGCTGCTCGAACTCGAAGCCGCCGATGTCATCCACAGCTTCTGGGTGCCGCGGCTCGGCGGCAAGATGGACATGATCCCCGGCCGTACCAACCGCTTGCTTATCGAGGCGAAGCAGCCGGGCGTCTATAAGGGGCAATGCGCCGAATATTGCGGCGGGCCCCATGCGCTCATGGGGTTCGTCGTCGTCGCGCATGCGCGCGGGGACTTCGAGCGCTGGCGCGCGTCGCGCCGGCCCGCGGTTGCACCTGGCGGGGAAGGGCGGGCGCTTTTCCTTTCGAGCGGGTGCGCGGCTTGTCATACGATCCGCGGCACGGCGGCCAATGGCCTTGCCGGACCCGACCTCACGCATGTCGGTTCCCGGCAAACCCTCGGCGCAGGTATCTTGCCCAACAATCCCGGCACCATGGCAGGATGGATCGCCGACGCTCAGGCGATCAAGCCCCGTAACCGGATGCCCGCCTATCACCAGTTCACCGGCGAGGAGCTTCGCGCTCTCACCGCCTATATGGTCAGCCTCAAATGA
- a CDS encoding DUF1328 domain-containing protein — MFRYAIIFAVIALVAALLGFGGIAGLSADFAKILLVIAAVLFVVGFLFGRGGRRTLP; from the coding sequence ATGTTCCGCTACGCTATCATTTTTGCGGTCATCGCGCTCGTTGCAGCGCTTCTGGGCTTTGGCGGCATCGCCGGCTTGTCGGCAGATTTTGCGAAAATCCTTCTCGTGATCGCCGCAGTGCTGTTCGTCGTCGGTTTCCTCTTTGGGCGCGGCGGGCGCCGCACCCTGCCCTAG
- a CDS encoding histidine phosphatase family protein — protein MTPRWPSILWIVRHGQSAGNVARDAADAAGDLRIGLDHRDVDVPLSKLGEEQSRALGEWFASGEEDGRPEVMLASPYLRALQTAEIFRGAGGCAPEEKICVDERLREKEFGILDGLTRAGIEASQPEQARYRALLGKFYHRPPGGESWCDVILRLRSLLDTVSLHYGGRRVMIVAHQVVVLCLRTIIENLGEKEILAIDRQGDVANCAITEYRFDPDGGRDGNLVLARYNVTAPMAGEIPVTDEPDAMVAARG, from the coding sequence ATGACGCCTCGCTGGCCTTCCATCCTATGGATCGTGCGCCATGGCCAAAGCGCCGGCAATGTAGCGCGCGATGCAGCCGATGCCGCTGGCGATCTCCGCATCGGGCTCGACCACCGCGATGTCGATGTGCCGTTGTCGAAGCTCGGAGAAGAGCAGTCGAGAGCGCTCGGCGAGTGGTTCGCGAGCGGCGAGGAGGACGGGCGTCCCGAAGTCATGCTCGCCTCCCCCTATTTGCGCGCGTTGCAGACCGCCGAAATCTTTCGGGGAGCCGGCGGATGCGCGCCGGAAGAGAAAATCTGCGTCGACGAGCGTTTGCGCGAAAAGGAGTTCGGGATCCTCGACGGGCTGACGCGGGCAGGCATCGAAGCGTCGCAGCCCGAGCAGGCTCGATATCGCGCGCTGCTCGGCAAATTCTATCACCGCCCACCGGGCGGCGAGAGCTGGTGTGACGTGATCCTGCGCCTGCGCTCGCTGCTCGACACCGTGTCGCTCCATTATGGCGGCCGCCGCGTGATGATCGTCGCGCATCAGGTCGTCGTGCTGTGCCTGCGCACCATCATCGAAAATCTGGGCGAGAAAGAAATCCTCGCGATCGACCGGCAAGGCGATGTCGCCAATTGCGCGATCACCGAATATCGCTTCGATCCCGACGGGGGCCGCGACGGCAACCTCGTCCTTGCGCGCTATAATGTGACCGCGCCGATGGCGGGCGAGATCCCCGTGACGGACGAGCCCGATGCGATGGTCGCCGCGCGTGGCTGA
- a CDS encoding DUF2231 domain-containing protein, with product MATHPDRSDSRIHPLHGLLLAFPVALFSSALLLDITYLNTAEMQWSNFSAWAITGALVVGAPVLLWATIAFIRRRRTLYRARFLAYLLLVLTMWVAGLVNAFKHSQDAWSSVGTTGLLLSIVSTIAALAAGCIAYSRGRNAA from the coding sequence TTGGCGACCCACCCCGATCGCAGCGACAGCCGCATTCATCCACTGCATGGCTTGCTGCTCGCCTTCCCGGTCGCGCTGTTCAGCTCGGCCCTGCTTCTCGACATCACCTATTTGAACACCGCCGAGATGCAGTGGAGCAATTTCTCGGCGTGGGCGATCACCGGCGCGCTCGTCGTCGGAGCGCCGGTTCTGCTCTGGGCCACGATCGCCTTCATCCGTCGGCGCCGTACCCTCTACCGGGCACGTTTTCTCGCCTATCTCCTGCTCGTCCTGACCATGTGGGTCGCGGGTCTCGTCAATGCCTTCAAACACAGCCAGGATGCCTGGAGCTCGGTCGGCACGACCGGCCTTCTCCTGTCGATCGTCTCGACCATCGCCGCGCTCGCAGCAGGCTGCATTGCGTACAGCCGCGGGAGGAATGCTGCATGA
- a CDS encoding cytochrome b translates to MIERLQAWAARYADDRRYSPVGQIFHWVMASLILFQLGWGWYMSRIPAGGEKLDAFRTHAELGLLMFVLAVLRGTWRLFIPGPINDADRLGWQTAAAYVTHILFYICFFLLPLSGWAMWSTVKGEELRVAGLIPWPYMPFETLAPRVQWWILDWAEGIHALMIILLVALIPAHVGAALKHHFWDRHDVLRGMLPDLDGGPPRGPRHRSKPRAPRAPKAAG, encoded by the coding sequence ATGATCGAGCGCCTCCAGGCCTGGGCCGCGCGCTATGCCGACGATCGCCGCTACTCGCCGGTCGGACAGATATTTCATTGGGTGATGGCGAGCCTGATCCTGTTCCAGCTCGGATGGGGCTGGTACATGAGCCGCATCCCCGCAGGCGGGGAAAAGCTCGACGCCTTCCGCACCCATGCCGAACTCGGCCTCCTCATGTTCGTTCTCGCGGTCCTGCGCGGTACATGGCGGCTGTTCATTCCGGGGCCGATCAACGATGCCGACCGTCTTGGCTGGCAGACCGCCGCCGCCTATGTGACGCATATCCTGTTCTATATCTGCTTCTTCCTGCTGCCGCTGAGCGGCTGGGCGATGTGGTCGACGGTAAAGGGCGAGGAACTGCGCGTCGCGGGGCTCATTCCTTGGCCCTATATGCCGTTCGAGACACTGGCGCCCCGGGTTCAGTGGTGGATCCTCGACTGGGCGGAGGGTATTCACGCCCTGATGATCATCTTGCTGGTTGCGCTGATCCCGGCGCATGTGGGGGCGGCGCTGAAGCATCATTTCTGGGATCGGCACGACGTGCTTCGCGGAATGTTGCCTGACCTTGATGGCGGCCCGCCCCGAGGCCCGAGGCATAGATCGAAACCGCGCGCGCCTCGCGCGCCGAAAGCCGCCGGCTGA
- a CDS encoding c-type cytochrome yields the protein MAADDQIVRGEAAARRLGCGACHDMPGVNWPKGKVGPPLEHFGERALIAGAVPNEPPLLAKFLRDAPAIVPTSAMPAIPMSDTDADDIAAWLGSLRE from the coding sequence GTGGCCGCCGATGACCAGATCGTTCGCGGCGAAGCTGCGGCGAGGCGCCTCGGCTGCGGGGCTTGCCATGACATGCCGGGGGTCAACTGGCCGAAAGGCAAGGTCGGCCCGCCGCTCGAACACTTTGGCGAACGCGCGTTGATCGCGGGCGCCGTTCCCAACGAACCGCCACTGCTCGCCAAATTTTTGCGCGACGCCCCGGCGATCGTCCCGACAAGCGCAATGCCGGCAATCCCGATGAGCGATACCGACGCCGATGACATCGCCGCCTGGCTCGGAAGCCTGCGTGAGTAG
- a CDS encoding Crp/Fnr family transcriptional regulator, translating to MSVRWMGDDPVMTRDDPLGIFIRKLLSHSRLSADDQEALRSLPFQFRRFDPNDHILREGDKAKICPVLLQGYAYRQKTSADGGRQIVALKIPGDALDFQSLYVETADHNLQALSQVEVAMFAIKDFERLVAARPNLARAVIVDILIEASIGREWLLNIGRRNALARLAHLLCEIFCRVRQISGEDIGGLEVPLTQEQLADLLGLTPVHINRTIKILEQAGAVRRISRRLTIGELATLEKMADFSDLYLHRNSVSAV from the coding sequence ATGTCGGTGCGCTGGATGGGTGACGACCCCGTCATGACGCGGGACGATCCGCTCGGTATCTTCATCCGCAAGCTACTCAGTCACAGCCGGCTCTCGGCGGACGACCAGGAGGCCCTTCGGTCGCTTCCCTTCCAATTTCGCCGCTTCGATCCCAATGACCATATCCTGCGCGAAGGCGACAAAGCCAAGATTTGTCCGGTTCTTCTCCAAGGCTATGCGTATCGGCAGAAGACCTCTGCCGATGGCGGCCGGCAGATTGTCGCGCTCAAAATCCCCGGCGATGCGCTCGATTTCCAGTCGCTCTACGTCGAGACCGCCGATCATAACCTGCAAGCGCTCAGTCAGGTCGAAGTCGCGATGTTCGCGATCAAGGATTTCGAGAGGCTGGTCGCCGCGCGCCCCAATCTCGCCCGCGCGGTGATCGTCGACATCTTGATCGAGGCTTCGATCGGCCGCGAATGGTTGCTCAATATCGGCCGCCGCAACGCGCTCGCCCGGCTCGCGCACCTGCTCTGCGAAATATTCTGTCGCGTCCGGCAAATCTCGGGCGAGGATATCGGCGGGCTCGAAGTCCCGCTGACCCAGGAGCAGCTTGCCGATCTTCTGGGCCTCACGCCGGTTCATATCAATCGGACGATCAAGATTCTCGAGCAAGCCGGCGCGGTCCGGCGCATCTCGCGGCGCCTCACGATCGGCGAGCTTGCGACGCTCGAGAAAATGGCCGATTTTTCGGACCTTTATCTGCATCGAAACAGCGTCTCGGCGGTTTAG
- a CDS encoding sorbosone dehydrogenase family protein, protein MSRASILATSLALVSLAACGSGGEKLDQTGANPKLPALDETLVPPMKIARPQGWDGERPTVPAGFTITPVAADLEIPRQILVLPNGDILVAEGSGGHAPKLRPKDVIAGYIKSLGKSSVKGGDRITLLRDANNDGNPELRTTFIKDLDAPYGLALVGNSLYVANQGALLRFPYREGVTSIAGKGEEVTKLPSAVNHHWTKSLAASPDGTKLYVGIGSNSNVGERGMSVEENRAVIWEVDAASGASRVYVSGIRNPTALAFEPASNQLWAVVNERDELGAELVPDYLTSVREGSFYGWPYSYWGKNIDPRVRPQKPDLVKTAIAPDYALGSHVAPLGLSFATGEGFPGYERGAFVGEHGSWNRQTLAGYKVSFVPFADGRPSGKPRDFVTGFIKDGKARGRPVGVTFDPARSALWIADDLSNTVWRVTGPRPLTLRSPLASDEIID, encoded by the coding sequence ATGAGCCGCGCCTCGATCCTTGCCACATCGCTCGCCCTCGTCAGCCTCGCGGCTTGCGGCAGCGGCGGCGAAAAACTCGACCAGACAGGGGCCAACCCGAAGCTCCCGGCACTCGACGAAACGCTCGTCCCGCCAATGAAGATCGCGCGGCCGCAAGGATGGGATGGCGAACGACCGACCGTTCCGGCGGGCTTCACGATCACGCCGGTCGCGGCCGATCTCGAGATTCCGCGCCAGATCCTCGTTCTGCCCAACGGCGACATTCTCGTCGCCGAAGGATCGGGCGGGCATGCACCGAAGCTGCGGCCCAAGGATGTCATCGCGGGCTATATCAAGAGCCTCGGCAAGAGCAGCGTGAAGGGTGGCGACCGGATCACCCTTCTCCGCGATGCGAACAATGACGGCAATCCCGAGCTTCGCACCACCTTTATCAAGGACCTCGACGCGCCCTATGGCCTCGCGCTTGTCGGCAACAGTCTTTACGTCGCCAATCAGGGCGCCTTGCTGCGCTTCCCGTATCGCGAGGGGGTCACCAGCATCGCCGGCAAGGGCGAAGAGGTGACCAAGCTGCCGTCCGCGGTCAATCACCACTGGACCAAGTCGCTCGCCGCCAGTCCCGACGGGACGAAGCTCTATGTCGGCATCGGTTCCAACAGCAATGTCGGCGAACGCGGGATGAGTGTCGAAGAAAACCGCGCGGTGATCTGGGAAGTCGATGCCGCCTCGGGCGCAAGCCGCGTCTATGTTTCGGGCATCCGCAATCCGACCGCCCTCGCCTTCGAGCCGGCGAGCAATCAGCTCTGGGCCGTGGTCAACGAACGCGACGAACTCGGCGCCGAACTCGTCCCCGACTATCTGACCTCGGTGCGCGAGGGCTCCTTCTACGGCTGGCCCTACAGCTATTGGGGCAAGAATATCGACCCGCGCGTCCGCCCGCAAAAACCCGACCTCGTCAAGACCGCGATCGCGCCCGATTATGCGCTCGGCTCGCACGTCGCCCCGCTCGGGCTGAGCTTTGCAACGGGAGAGGGGTTCCCAGGCTATGAGCGAGGCGCCTTTGTCGGCGAGCATGGCAGCTGGAACCGCCAGACGCTCGCGGGATACAAGGTCAGCTTCGTCCCCTTCGCGGACGGGCGCCCCTCGGGAAAGCCGCGCGATTTCGTGACCGGTTTCATCAAGGACGGAAAAGCGCGTGGTCGTCCCGTCGGCGTAACCTTCGACCCCGCGCGCAGCGCGCTCTGGATCGCCGACGATCTCTCGAACACCGTCTGGCGGGTCACCGGCCCGCGCCCGCTTACACTGCGCTCGCCGTTGGCGAGCGACGAGATCATCGACTGA
- a CDS encoding DedA family protein: MMTDWVTDLVEQMGYLGIIFLMFLENLFPPIPSEVIMPLAGFGAADGKYHIALVVLAGLAGTMLGALFWYGIARSIGDKRLRRWADRHGRWITLSGRDIEKLEKWFCRHGTWAVPLAHLIPGLRTLISIPAGVFAMPLPRFLFLTAIGAGIWTGALAAAGYLLGARFEGVEKYMGPVSTAIIGALVLVYVWRVIRFEPEQAA, encoded by the coding sequence ATGATGACCGACTGGGTGACCGATCTTGTCGAACAGATGGGCTATCTCGGCATCATCTTTCTGATGTTCCTCGAAAATCTCTTTCCACCGATCCCGTCGGAGGTGATCATGCCGCTCGCCGGCTTCGGGGCGGCCGATGGCAAATATCATATCGCGCTCGTGGTGCTGGCGGGTCTCGCGGGCACCATGCTCGGGGCGCTTTTCTGGTACGGCATCGCGCGCAGTATCGGCGACAAGCGCCTCCGCCGCTGGGCCGACCGGCACGGGCGCTGGATCACCCTCAGCGGGCGCGATATCGAGAAACTCGAAAAATGGTTCTGTCGTCATGGCACCTGGGCGGTGCCGCTTGCACATCTGATACCGGGGCTGCGCACCCTGATATCGATCCCGGCAGGTGTTTTCGCCATGCCGCTTCCCCGCTTCCTCTTTCTCACTGCGATCGGCGCCGGGATATGGACCGGCGCTCTCGCTGCAGCCGGCTATCTGCTCGGTGCGCGCTTCGAGGGTGTGGAAAAATATATGGGGCCCGTCAGCACCGCGATCATTGGCGCCCTGGTGCTCGTCTATGTCTGGCGCGTGATACGGTTCGAACCCGAACAGGCGGCCTGA
- a CDS encoding cbb3-type cytochrome c oxidase subunit I, giving the protein MKSETGFDPAQYDRFPTTEPRPAGEEEALRRVWHAPSGWRRLTVVNNNYIGTWYLATAFLFFLLAGVLALVMRVQLAAPLLDILPQETYNQFFTMHGTVMMFLFAVPAVEAAGVLLLPQMLAARDLPFPRLSAYAFWAYAVGGLCFFASLFVGLAPDGGWFMYPPYTSKTYSPGINTDFWLLGIGFIEISAIAGAIEIIVGVLRTRAPGMTLDKMPIFAWAMLVFAVMIVIAFPAVILGTLLLEIERAFGWPFFDATRGGDPVLWQHLFWFFGHPEVYIIFLPAAGMMSMIIPTIARTEIVGYRLIVLAMLATGFISFGVWAHHMFTTGMPPMTTGFFSAASMAVSVPAGIQVFSWIATLAIGKPRFNAPGLFAMGSVVVFVTGGLTGVMVALVPFDWQAHDSYFIVAHLHYVLIGGMVFPFFAALYYWIPMTSRRALSERLAKWIFGLMFVGMNVAFMPMHLAGLMGMPRRIYTYLPGQGWEWPNLISTAGAFMLALGILLFLYDLARNFRFTVDDDAGNVYDGGTLEWLPTGLYSTRSIPLVKSREPLWDDPGLAGDVAKGRYFLPRSATGLRETIITSPLRAEPQYLQIMPGPSAWPVAAAVFTAGFFLALTVQAYSFAWTSGILAVGSVIRWLWETDRRVDLESVDIGAGIHIPTYVTGPRSHGWWAMTILLIVLGMVFIMALFSHAFLWSNQQGFWTAPLPLSVSIPALALNILAVAVAIAARPMLGKGPGAAVAALLAAATLAAAGLWLGAIPWLDAGFDPAMSGQGATALMLHALQANSVAIGGMLALYCAARAMAGLLGGPRNNTIDLAVLFLAYTGIQGFVAALFPHLFAAL; this is encoded by the coding sequence ATGAAGTCGGAAACGGGATTCGATCCCGCGCAATACGACCGATTTCCGACGACCGAGCCGCGCCCCGCCGGCGAAGAGGAGGCGTTGCGCCGCGTCTGGCACGCCCCTTCGGGTTGGCGGCGGCTGACCGTCGTCAACAATAATTATATCGGCACCTGGTATCTCGCGACGGCCTTTCTCTTCTTCCTGCTCGCGGGGGTGCTCGCGCTTGTGATGCGCGTGCAACTGGCGGCGCCATTGCTCGATATCCTGCCGCAGGAGACCTACAACCAGTTCTTCACCATGCACGGTACGGTGATGATGTTCCTGTTTGCCGTTCCCGCGGTCGAGGCAGCGGGGGTTCTGCTCCTCCCGCAGATGCTCGCGGCGCGGGACCTGCCTTTTCCGCGCCTCTCGGCCTATGCTTTCTGGGCCTATGCGGTCGGCGGCTTATGCTTCTTCGCGTCCTTGTTCGTAGGGCTCGCGCCCGATGGCGGCTGGTTCATGTATCCGCCCTATACGTCGAAGACCTATTCGCCGGGGATCAACACCGATTTCTGGCTGCTCGGAATCGGCTTCATCGAGATCAGCGCAATCGCGGGCGCTATCGAAATCATTGTCGGGGTGTTGCGGACCCGCGCGCCCGGAATGACGCTCGACAAGATGCCGATATTCGCCTGGGCGATGCTTGTCTTCGCGGTGATGATCGTGATCGCCTTTCCCGCCGTGATTTTGGGGACGCTGCTGCTCGAGATCGAGCGCGCCTTCGGATGGCCCTTTTTCGACGCGACCCGCGGTGGCGACCCTGTGCTCTGGCAGCATCTCTTCTGGTTCTTCGGCCACCCCGAGGTTTACATCATCTTTCTTCCGGCGGCGGGAATGATGAGCATGATCATCCCCACGATCGCGCGCACCGAAATCGTCGGCTACCGCCTGATCGTGCTGGCGATGCTCGCGACGGGCTTCATCAGTTTCGGCGTCTGGGCGCATCATATGTTCACCACGGGCATGCCGCCGATGACGACGGGTTTCTTCTCCGCCGCCTCGATGGCGGTCAGCGTGCCCGCGGGCATCCAGGTCTTTTCGTGGATCGCGACGCTCGCGATCGGGAAGCCGCGCTTCAATGCCCCGGGGCTGTTCGCGATGGGCAGCGTCGTTGTCTTCGTGACCGGCGGGCTGACGGGCGTGATGGTCGCGCTCGTCCCCTTCGACTGGCAAGCCCACGACAGCTATTTCATCGTCGCGCACCTCCATTATGTGCTCATCGGAGGTATGGTTTTTCCGTTCTTCGCCGCGCTTTACTACTGGATCCCGATGACAAGCCGGCGCGCCCTGTCGGAGCGGCTCGCCAAATGGATTTTCGGCCTGATGTTCGTCGGGATGAACGTCGCCTTCATGCCGATGCACCTCGCCGGCCTGATGGGCATGCCGCGCCGTATCTACACCTATCTGCCGGGGCAGGGGTGGGAATGGCCGAATCTGATCTCGACCGCAGGCGCCTTCATGCTCGCGCTCGGGATCCTCCTCTTTCTCTACGACCTGGCGCGTAACTTCCGCTTCACGGTCGATGACGATGCGGGCAATGTCTATGACGGCGGCACGCTCGAGTGGCTGCCGACCGGTCTCTACTCGACGCGCTCGATCCCGCTCGTAAAAAGCCGCGAGCCGCTCTGGGACGATCCCGGCCTTGCCGGCGATGTAGCGAAGGGGCGCTATTTTCTGCCGCGTTCGGCGACCGGTCTGCGCGAGACGATCATCACCAGTCCGCTGCGCGCCGAGCCCCAATATCTCCAGATCATGCCCGGGCCTTCGGCCTGGCCGGTCGCCGCCGCCGTCTTCACCGCGGGCTTCTTTCTGGCGCTTACCGTGCAGGCCTACAGCTTCGCCTGGACCAGCGGCATACTTGCCGTGGGATCGGTCATCCGCTGGCTCTGGGAGACCGACCGCCGGGTCGATCTCGAAAGCGTCGATATCGGCGCCGGCATCCATATTCCGACTTATGTGACAGGGCCGCGCAGTCACGGCTGGTGGGCGATGACCATCCTGCTGATCGTACTCGGCATGGTCTTTATCATGGCGCTGTTCAGCCACGCCTTTCTCTGGTCGAACCAGCAGGGCTTCTGGACCGCCCCCCTGCCGCTCTCGGTTTCGATCCCGGCGCTGGCGCTGAACATTCTGGCCGTGGCGGTAGCGATCGCTGCGCGGCCGATGCTCGGTAAGGGGCCGGGTGCGGCGGTCGCGGCCTTGCTGGCTGCAGCAACGCTTGCGGCGGCGGGGCTATGGCTGGGCGCTATCCCTTGGCTCGATGCGGGATTCGATCCCGCGATGAGCGGGCAGGGCGCCACGGCGCTCATGCTGCACGCGCTGCAGGCGAATTCGGTGGCGATTGGCGGGATGCTCGCGCTTTATTGTGCCGCGCGCGCGATGGCCGGACTGCTGGGCGGCCCGCGAAACAATACGATCGACCTTGCGGTGCTTTTCCTCGCCTACACCGGCATTCAGGGATTTGTGGCTGCGCTCTTCCCGCATCTGTTCGCGGCGCTTTGA
- a CDS encoding retropepsin-like aspartic protease → MTALSASTARRAAIEPDPTLVPILMKTANGTVRADSGTIEHRAIGPMHAKNFKAAISPASGDTDRWGIISCRASSPGASKIARSSSYLRRTAPPCSGEVSRSTRDEPTAEFHPCRGQIRRSGAGPRITTEGC, encoded by the coding sequence GTGACTGCGCTCTCGGCGAGCACCGCGCGGCGCGCAGCTATCGAACCCGACCCGACCCTTGTCCCGATTCTTATGAAAACCGCGAACGGCACCGTCCGCGCCGATTCGGGCACGATCGAACACAGGGCCATCGGGCCGATGCATGCGAAAAACTTCAAAGCGGCGATCTCGCCGGCGAGCGGCGATACCGACCGCTGGGGAATAATTTCCTGTCGAGCCTCAAGTCCGGGCGCGTCGAAGATCGCACGCTCATCCTCTTACCTGAGAAGAACAGCTCCGCCGTGTAGCGGCGAAGTATCGCGGTCAACGCGAGACGAGCCAACCGCAGAATTCCACCCCTGTCGGGGCCAAATTCGACGGTCAGGCGCTGGCCCCCGGATTACCACCGAAGGGTGTTGA
- a CDS encoding cytochrome c oxidase assembly protein: MQKWLPYCGAAPAPAEWLARWNFDPLLLSVLLFVGLWAGRRTDAATTFWAGMGVLLLLFVSPLCALSSALFSVRVAHHVALTAMAAPLLASGWRGLPAPDRPAIWAALHILLFWFWHAPAPYASALANDGLYWAMQLSLLASAFLFWSSLRAATAPMAIGLLLVMMVQMGLLGALITFASFPLYPPHYVSTQAWGLAPIEDQQLAGLIMWAPAALFYLAAALWRAWGLLAPATARAR, translated from the coding sequence GTGCAAAAATGGTTACCCTATTGCGGCGCTGCGCCGGCGCCGGCCGAATGGCTGGCGCGCTGGAACTTCGATCCGCTGCTTTTGTCGGTGTTGCTCTTCGTCGGGCTCTGGGCCGGCCGGCGAACAGATGCCGCAACGACCTTTTGGGCGGGAATGGGAGTGCTGCTTCTCCTTTTCGTTTCACCGCTCTGTGCGCTGTCGTCCGCGCTCTTCTCGGTTCGCGTCGCTCATCATGTCGCGCTGACCGCGATGGCCGCGCCGCTGCTGGCCTCTGGCTGGCGAGGGCTTCCGGCGCCTGATCGCCCCGCCATATGGGCAGCGCTTCATATTCTCCTGTTCTGGTTCTGGCACGCGCCCGCACCTTATGCCTCGGCGCTGGCGAACGATGGCCTTTATTGGGCGATGCAGCTCAGCTTGCTGGCGAGCGCCTTTCTCTTCTGGAGCAGCCTGCGAGCGGCCACGGCGCCGATGGCGATCGGTCTGCTTCTTGTCATGATGGTGCAAATGGGGCTGCTCGGCGCGCTTATCACATTCGCATCCTTCCCGCTCTACCCACCGCACTATGTCTCGACCCAAGCCTGGGGCCTGGCACCGATCGAGGACCAGCAACTCGCCGGGCTGATCATGTGGGCGCCCGCGGCGCTCTTCTATCTCGCCGCGGCGCTCTGGAGAGCATGGGGACTGCTCGCGCCTGCGACAGCGCGGGCGCGATGA
- a CDS encoding NAD(P)H-hydrate dehydratase: MAEPAALDSAWLKANPLPDHHDNIDKNGRGRLLIVGGSRRVPGGMLLTAEAAFRAGAGKVTIATIASAAIPVGVAIPACAVVELPETETGEISPDSAALIVAEMAGHDAIVFGPAMIDEAGVRTLLADLLPQLPRDIFLLLDAFALRAAADHVDAIKSRGAHVVLTPHEGELAAMLDIERAAVAADPLAALEQAASTFDCAVMVKGSTSHLIAGDTCLAYAGGGLGLAVSGSGDVLAGLIAGLGARGLDPLEASAWGIWLHGEAGRRLSETMGPIGYFARELSPLVPGLMRGAS, encoded by the coding sequence GTGGCTGAGCCCGCCGCGCTCGATTCCGCCTGGCTGAAGGCGAACCCGCTCCCCGACCATCACGACAATATCGACAAGAACGGCCGCGGCCGTCTTCTGATCGTCGGCGGTTCGCGGCGCGTGCCCGGCGGCATGCTGCTCACCGCCGAAGCCGCCTTCCGCGCGGGCGCCGGAAAAGTGACGATCGCGACCATCGCCTCGGCAGCAATTCCGGTCGGCGTCGCCATCCCGGCCTGTGCCGTCGTCGAGCTCCCCGAAACGGAGACCGGCGAGATCTCACCAGACAGCGCCGCGCTCATCGTCGCGGAAATGGCAGGTCACGACGCGATCGTCTTCGGACCCGCTATGATCGACGAAGCGGGCGTGCGCACGCTTCTCGCCGATCTTCTCCCGCAGCTACCGCGCGACATCTTCCTCCTCCTCGATGCGTTCGCCCTCCGCGCCGCCGCCGATCATGTCGATGCAATCAAGTCGCGCGGCGCGCATGTGGTTCTCACCCCCCATGAGGGCGAGCTTGCCGCCATGCTCGATATCGAGCGCGCGGCGGTTGCGGCCGATCCATTGGCGGCGCTCGAACAGGCCGCCTCGACCTTCGACTGCGCGGTGATGGTGAAGGGGTCGACCAGCCATCTCATCGCGGGCGATACTTGCCTTGCCTATGCCGGCGGCGGTCTTGGGCTCGCGGTCAGCGGTTCGGGAGATGTTCTCGCCGGTCTGATCGCCGGCCTCGGCGCGCGGGGCCTTGACCCGCTCGAAGCGTCGGCGTGGGGCATCTGGCTACATGGCGAAGCGGGCCGCCGCCTTTCCGAGACGATGGGACCGATCGGCTATTTCGCGCGCGAATTATCGCCGCTCGTTCCGGGCCTCATGCGCGGGGCCTCATGA